Proteins encoded together in one Theileria parva strain Muguga chromosome 3 map unlocalized ctg_530, whole genome shotgun sequence window:
- a CDS encoding Major Facilitator Superfamily protein, translating to MDQLNDTSNQSSISFRNDEIVSRPESNMKKSIICASLIYTILSYINTFGNIAMYLVSYMRVTAKNPGINYSVISYIFSTAVLLQSLSGFLTSFVEKALGTRKATILGCVLTSLSLIACSFNLHNFRTLIFYYSVLGGVASGLILPLPLDAAIRTNPSKRGYICGSVYFYSGLLTVALCPLQTFYINKYNTRLENIINPTDREVYYRDDKLLTRLPNLFILQGLVYLFLLFVSVVVFDFPRDSVQTEPEYESFITKRINLGSDETAGDRTEHFRHYLYLWLLIFLSWQSIIFLQSYWKVVALLKLDGSDIFITLIGAAASLSHVIGRILWGIIFDLIGWRHCWIILVVSTLALTFSSYILYQTNLIIYSIWVTSFFFVNAGIFSIGPMTAHHFFGPKKFVMSVGFLNTARAVSGLTALLYTRFKFSKWNEYLPVTISLICLGSLLLIRLFK from the exons ATGGACCAACTCAACGACACATCTAACCAGTCTTCCATTTCCTTCCGCAATGATGAAATCGTATCACGTCCAGAATCCAACATGAAGAAATCCATTATCTGCGCTTCGCTGATCTACACCATTCTAA GTTATATAAATACATTTGGCAATATAGCAATGTATTTGGTATCGTATATGCGTGTGACTGCGAAGAATCCAGGCATTAATTACAGTGTGATTTCATACATTTTCTCAACTGCTGTGTTACTTCAAAGTCTAAGTGGATTCCTAACATCGTTTGTTGAGAAAGCTCTGGGTACTAGAAAGGCTACAATTCTTGGATGTGTTCTCACCTCTCTATCACTTATCGCTTGCTCATTTAATCTTCACAATTTCAGAACACTCATTTTCTATTACTCAGTTCTAGGCGGTGTTGCTTCAG GATTGATCTTACCATTACCGTTGGATGCAGCGATAAGAACTAATCCATCTAAGAGAGGATATATTTGCGGATCAGTATACTTTTACAGTGGACTTTTAACTGTGGCGTTGTGTCCACTACAGACCTTTTacattaacaaatataacaCAAGACtagaaaatattattaatccTACAG ATAGAGAAGTGTATTACAGAGATGATAAATTGTTGACAAGACTTCCAAATCTTTTCATACTTCAAGGACTTGTATATCTTTTCCTACTG TTTGTTTCTGTTGTTGTATTTGATTTTCCACGAGACTCTGTTCAAACTGAACCTGAATATGAATCTTTCATTACCAAAAGAATTAATCTAG GATCTGATGAAACGGCTGGTGATAGAACTGAGCATTTTAGGCATTATCTATATCTGTGGCTGCTTATATTCCTGAGCTGGCAGTCAATTATATTCTTACAATCCTACTGGAAAGTAGTGGCTCTGTTAAAACTCGATGGTTCTGATATCTTCATCACTCTTATCGGTGCTGCCGCTTCTCTAAGTCATGTTATAG GACGTATACTTTGGGGTATAatttttgatttaattGGATGGAGGCATTGTTGGATAATACTTGTAGTGAGTACCCTAGCTCTCACCTTCAGTTCCTACATACTATATCAAACTaacttaataatttactccATTTG ggTTACCAGTTTCTTCTTTGTTAACGCAGGCATTTTCTCTATCGGACCCATGACTGCACACCACTTCTTCGGACCAAAA AAGTTTGTAATGAGTGTTGGATTTTTGAATACAGCTCGAGCGGTGTCAGGTTTAACTGCACTGCTATATACTCGGTTTAAATTTTCCAAATGGAACGAATATTTGCCGGTCACCATTTCACTCATCTGTCTCGGAAGTCTTTTACTCATAAGACTCTTCAAATAA
- the cta4 gene encoding HAD ATPase P-type family IC family protein, with product MAEIKLQRTLYKYRSNQALYIRLSPVFLLSVLALLFRPEFLAKLRVSWIGCLTLTETEPGRHELSSLRDIDFRLFVKTLKLTPNELIFIVLTLLVLLYTVVLMSCIWSSGFKLCFFYDRCRFKEGTPGFSDFLTNRATHIFINELVLDTNFLTVNRTNRVLLPLYRTGFIYYIHDYKKFVFRVESGRFEPVEHFDEVQVPKVLSWQGLLSISEGVEKISGLEPNLNVCADLFGPNDYEIPRCSFWKMLLEAFLAPFFVFQLTSTLLWIFDDYLYYSLISIFSLVMIEVQTVYKRILEYNRINSMKLPPFQIYVFRDHKWQVTHTNLLYPGDIIFITTSTIDSGASVKGKGAGVKNTSVGSSVKNTSVSGSVKNVVTKNTGGGEDILICPCDCLILDGEVIVDESILTGESVPQFKTSVEDNSVNQRNSTIFSGTSIIVTRNVAVTGTPASATLLKNVHYKGIEKLIPNGSVCLVIRTGFESYQGRLVHSILNSDPNKVVGSNTQGYMFLFLLMLFAVSAVVFVVRNSNYKSLKKLLLVSSRILVSVIPPEFPVTISMAVTIGLIQLRKKGIYCTAPNRLPLAANIDVIAFDKTGTLTQDQMYLNGLYYSDSVNRGLSGGGSPDKSLARGSVDKSLSKSSSDQRLDKGLDDPVMHYYSKLVIAGCHSLTFVNGAITGDPMEKISFTYFNNQIDTTNNNIIYLNNLPEGNVTLKILKRWRFTSELGRMSTISSVTPNNASHTTIHPGGSVRGELLLLTKGSPEKIKLLLRVVPSYFDEVCHDLTIKGLRVLCLAYKRLYDIPVNALITIDRTIVEKDLEFCGFLALEAPIKKSSKQCMKRLKNFKKIMITGDNILTACYVTQQINMVNDKTTCPINFSQKNKHGFGRKYGLFSRKHSLFGGKHTLFGGSGMTIKEYLKNYNYELNDECPISNVKMETIKKCPIYKETSCPFLQKSENNPSYIQRCPLNQSLSSNTGSSFGGSVSHRNSYKKFLESCPFKQYSNLASTNTNSGSVNAGSVSNSGVRNTTNTSSTEENLIPTTTHTPSTSTTATKTTAASKTTVPPVSRCPISYMTRKLWTMYMLFLKVLFPYYYHVYYGMTETEDCEDCSDGDNFAILSYSKGNFVWKKRNGEDFFPNSTTKQLIHNMYRLIPNHILSITGNILQLLLNNNSTNSNTNTPISTPNTSASPSGEEIQLTDLIMIINNCNVFARMSPQQKEFIIKCYKLNNKTIAMCGDGTNDISALKQADIGISLLNIIHKEDKSKPDLLMDNELPSIKLGEASIASPFTYHGSDVNCVFNLIKSGRCSLYNLFMLYKLMGINSLITALGMSVLALDGVNFSDAQTTLYSVLYTYLVISLNKSKGIDVSSDKKPEKSIFSPCNFMSLVLQILVHSYFLIYVWNLGKLYRSADYKGFFDMDFEPNVVNTLLYYVWYAISLNSFVSNYVDYPYMDTISNNKFLFKPILLSYFTLLLFISDLVKPLNSFFSLVPISHMLKLKISLVVLFDLALTFVISKAINFFYYSLD from the exons ATGGCTGAGATAAAGCTTCAGAGAACACTTTACAAGTACAGAAGTAACCAGGCGTTGTATATAAGGCTATCTCCAGTGTTTTTACTGAGTGTTTTGGCCTTGCTTTTCAGGCCTGAATTTCTAGCAAAGTTAAGAGTTTCATGGATTGGATGCCTGACCTTGACTGAAACAGAGCCTGGGCGTCATGAACTATCATCACTCAGAGATATTGACTTTCGACTATTCGTCAAAACCTTAAAACTAACCCCAAATGAGctcatttttatagtattaacgctgttagtattattatatacagtAGTTTTGATGAGTTGCATTTGGTCCAGTGGATTTAAGTTATGTTTTTTCTATGACCGCTGCAGATTTAAGGAGGGAACTCCAGGGTTTTCTGACTTTCTGACTAATAGAGCAACTCACATTTTCATCAACGAATTAGTCCTGGATACTAATTTTCTCACAGTTAATCGCACTAATAGAGTTCTATTACCGTTGTATAGAACTGGAttcatatattatatacacgACTACAAGAAGTTTGTCTTTAGAGTCGAAAGCGGCCGCTTTGAGCCCGTAGAGCATTTTGATGAGGTTCAAGTGCCCAAAGTATTGAGTTGGCAAGGATTATTGAGTATATCTGAGGGCGTAGAAAAGATTTCAGGATTAGAGccaaatttaaatgtatGCGCAGATTTATTTGGCCCAAATGATTACGAAATCCCGAGATGCAGTTTCTGGAAAATGCTACTAGAGGCTTTTCTAGCGCCTTTTTTCGTATTCCAACTAACGTCAACACTGTTGTGGATCTTTGATGATTATCTTTACTATTCGCTGATTTCCATCTTTTCACTGGTAATGATAGAGGTGCAGACGGTGTATAAGAGGATTCTTGAGTATAACAGAATTAATTCCATGAAGTTACCGCCATTTCAAATCTACGTTTTCAGAGATCATAAATGGCAAGTTACACACACTAACTTACTCTACCCCGGTGATATCATCTTTATTACAACTAGCACTATTGATAGTGGTGCTAGTGTTAAGGGTAAGGGTGCTGGTGTTAAGAATACTAGTGTAGGGTCTAGTGTGAAGAATACTAGTGTAAGCGGTAGTGTAAAGAATGTTGTTACTAAGAATACCGGTGGAGGAGAAGATATATTGATATGCCCCTGCGATTGTTTAATACTGGATGGAGAAGTGATAGTGGATGAATCGATATTAACAGGAGAGTCAGTCCCACAATTTAAAACGAGTGTTGAAGATAACTCTGTAAATCAAAGAAACTCGACCATTTTCTCAGGTACCTCAATCATAGTCACTAGGAATGTTGCTGTCACTGGTACTCCAGCCAGCGCAACTCTGTTGAAGAATGTTCATTATAAGGGAATAGAAAAGTTAATTCCCAACGGTTCAGTATGCTTAGTAATCAGAACAGGATTTGAGAGTTATCAAGGCCGTCTGGTGCACTCAATACTAAATAGTGATCCGAATAAAGTTGTGGGAAGTAATACCCAGGGTTatatgtttttatttttgttaatgTTATTTGCGGTTTCAGCAGTTGTTTTTGTTGTTAGGAATAGTAATTATAAAAGTCTTAAAAAGTTATTATTGGTAAGTTCGAGAATTTTGGTGTCTGTAATTCCGCCAGAATTCCCAGTAACAATTTCTATGGCTGTTACAATTGGTCTGATTCAGCTTAGGAAAAAGGGTATTTACTGTACTGCGCCCAACAGACTACCACTGGCGGCTAATATTGATGTTATAGCCTTTGACAAAACAGGTACGCTCACCCAAGATCAAATGTACCTTAACGGTTTGTATTATAGTGATAGCGTGAATAGAGGATTGAGTGGCGGTGGGTCACCAGATAAAAGTTTAGCTAGGGGTTCGGTAGATAAGAGTTTATCTAAGAGTTCTAGCGATCAAAGGCTAGATAAGGGGTTGGATGACCCTGTAATGCACtattatagtaaattagttattgCAGGATGCCATTCATTAACTTTTGTTAATGGAGCGATAACAGGCGACCCAATGGAGAAAATAtcatttacatattttaataatcaAATTGATACgactaataataatattatttatcttaATAACTTGCCAGAAGGGAATGTTACACttaaaatactcaaaaGATGGAGGTTCACTTCTGAACTAGGAAGAATGTCAACCATTTCATCAGTTACACCCAACAACGCCAGTCACACCACTATTCACCCCGGTGGTAGTGTTAGAGGagaattattattgttgaCGAAAGGATCGCCAGAGAAGATAAAATTACTGTTAAGAGTGGTACCCAGTTATTTTGACGAGGTATGTCATGATTTAACGATAAAGGGATTAAGAGTACTATGCCTAGCGTATAAGCGTTTATATGATATTCCAGTAAACGCGCTAATCACAATTGATCGCACCATAGTGGAGAAGGATTTAGAGTTCTGCGGCTTTTTAGCACTTGAAGCCCCTATAAAAAAGTCAAGTAAACAGTGCATGAAGAGACttaaaaactttaaaaaaatcaTGATCACCGGCGATAACATCCTGACAGCCTGCTATGTTACTCAACAAATTAACATGGTTAATGATAAAACCACCTGTCCCATTAACTTTTCCCAGAAAAATAAACATGGTTTTGGGAGGAAGTATGGGTTATTCAGTAGAAAACATAGTTTGTTTGGCGGAAAGCACACACTGTTTGGAGGCAGCGGAATGACGATAAAGGAGTATTTGAAGAACTACAACTATGAGTTGAATGATGAGTGTCCAATAAGTAATGTAAAGATGGAGACAATAAAAAAATGCCCGATTTATAAGGAGACAAGTTGCCCATTTTTGCAAAAATCAGAAAATAATCCAAGCTACATTCAAAGATGCCCATTAAATCAGTCACTATCCAGCAATACGGGTAGTAGTTTCGGTGGTAGTGTCAGTCATAGGAACAGTTACAAGAAATTTTTAGAATCTTGCCCATTCAAACAATATTCTAATTTGGCATCCactaatactaatagtGGCAGTGTTAATGCTGGTAGTGTTAGTAACAGTGGTGTAAGGAATACTACCAATACTAGTTCTACTGAAGAAAATCTCATTCCTACTACTACTCACACTCCTAGCACTAGTACCACTGCCACCAAAACTACAGCCGCTTCCAAAACCACAGTTCCTCCTGTTAGCAGATGTCCTATTAGTTATATGACGAGAAAGTTATGGACCATGTATATGTTATTCTTGAAGGTGCTCTTTCCATACTACTATCACGTGTATTACGGGATGACTGAGACTGAGGATTGTGAAGATTGTTCAGACGGCGATAACTTTGCAATTCTGAGTTATAGTAAGGGTAATTTTGTGTGGAAGAAGAGAAATGGTGAAGACTTTTTCCCTAATTCAACGACTAAACAACTTATTCACAACATGTACAGATTAATACCAAATCACATCCTTTCAATCACTGGTAACATCTTACAATTACTACTCAACAATAATAGTACCAACAGCAATACTAACACACCTATTAGTACTCCCAATACTAGTGCCTCACCTAGTGGTGAAGAAATACAACTGACAGACctaataatgataataaataattgcaACGTATTTGCAAGAATGTCACCACAGCAAAAGGAGTTCATAATAAAGTGTTATAaacttaataataaaactatCGCAATGTGTGGTGACGGTACCAACGATATCTCAGCACTCAAACAGGCAGATATCGGAATCTCATTACTCAATATCATACACAAAGAAGATAAATCCAAACC TGATTTATTAATGGATAATGAACTACCGAGTATAAAGTTGGGAGAAGCTAGTATTGCAAGTCCATTTACATATCACGGAAGTGATGTTAACTGCGTGTTCAACCTCATCAAATCAGGCAGATGCTCCTTATACAATCTTTTCATGCTCTATAAACTCATGGGAATCAATTCACTGATCACAGCTCTAG GTATGTCGGTGTTGGCATTGGATGGAGTTAACTTTAGTGATGCCCAGACCACTTTGTACAGTGTTCTGTACACATACTTGGTCATATCCCTGAATAAGAGTAAGGGCATTGATGTGTCAAGCGACAAGAAGCCAGAGAAGTCGATCTTCAGCCCGTGCAACTTTATGAGTCTGGTGCTGCAGATCCTGGTGCACTCATATTTCCTGATATACGTGTGGAACTTGGGAAAGTTGTATAGAAGCGCAGATTACAAGGGGTTCTTTGACATGGATTTCGAGCCTAACGTGGTTAACACGCTGCTTTACTACGTATGGTATGCAATCAGCCTGAACAGTTTCGTCAGCAACTACGTGGACTACCCATACATGGACACTATTTCAAACAACAAGTTTCTGTTTAAACCAATCCTGTTGTCATATTTCACACTGCTGTTGTTCATCTCGGACCTTGTTAAACCGCTTAACTCGTTCTTCTCACTCGTGCCGATTAGTCACATGCTCAAGCTTAAAATATCACTAGTAGTGTTGTTTGATCTCGCCCTAACCTTCGTCATCTCCAAAGCCATCAACTTCTTCTACTACTCACTCgactaa
- the Brf1 gene encoding Transcription factor TFIIB repeat family protein, with product MGVRKCEYCGSSEIEDYTHLGELICQDCGAVLQENTILEQVEYADNSSGNTQVLGRFVSNLSSGRQTLSYNNWHSREQVINRGNENIKRIAEALKLSPHHIDAAKRIYLLAVQRNFTMGRNNLHVASCCLYTICRREKTPHLLIDFSDVLLTPVKTIGQIFMKLVRMLHISVPNVDPSIFFERFATQLKLKDIHKIINTGNRIIQAMNRDWLCTGRRPTGLCGAALLVAARFHGIPLSAEAVSSVVRISHPTILKRLSEFKVTSTANIKVSEFDTIDIDTLPKLSLPPCLLNKLVKRKKYYDGDSTASECVSTSSDYERISTDNDRVSTGTGSGTDTPVNEINLGISNDLLCNDEPTPNQINTIAQSILTSLNSISTPTKYSHTTLQSDSIDTSNDSTVDSVSTIPDTNLDNSADTVELSSDDEDDLAMFKEMILPEGERKMKMILWDEVTKDIMPKVYRRQMERKRKEQLGQNVKKRKYVRRVYSEYPEAQDAVESARMALERHAKGFMNHVNKDVFKSLLSQST from the coding sequence atggGAGTGAGAAAATGTGAGTACTGTGGGTCAAGTGAGATTGAGGACTATACTCATCTGGGTGAGTTAATCTGTCAAGACTGTGGAGCCGTATTGCAGGAAAACACAATATTAGAGCAAGTGGAGTATGCAGATAACAGTTCTGGAAATACTCAAGTCTTAGGCAGATTtgtatcaaatttatcctCGGGAAGACAAACCCTATCCTACAATAATTGGCACAGCAGAGAACAGGTGATAAATCGTGgaaatgaaaatattaagagAATAGCAGAGGCTTTAAAACTCTCTCCACATCATATTGATGCGGCTAAGAGGATTTATTTACTGGCTGTTCAAAGGAATTTTACAATGGGTAGAAATAACCTCCACGTTGCTTCATGCTgtttatatactatttgtCGCAGAGAAAAGACTCCTCATCTACTAATTGACTTCTCAGATGTATTATTAACTCCTGTAAAGACTATTGGGCAGATTTTCATGAAATTAGTGAGAATGTTGCATATATCAGTCCCAAATGTAGACCCTTCAATATTTTTTGAAAGATTCGCCACTCAGTTGAAGTTGAAGGATATTCACAAGATCATCAATACTGGTAATAGAATAATCCAAGCCATGAATAGGGATTGGTTGTGCACTGGTAGGAGACCCACGGGTTTGTGTGGAGCTGCTTTACTGGTTGCTGCACGTTTTCATGGCATTCCACTCTCTGCAGAAGCTGTTTCATCTGTCGTTAGGATCTCCCACCCTACTATACTTAAGAGATTGTCTGAATTTAAAGTTACCAGCACTGcaaatattaaagtttCAGAATTTGACACTATAGATATCGATACTCTACCTAAACTGAGCCTACCACCATGTCTGCTGAATAAACTTGTTAAGAGGAAGAAATATTACGACGGTGACTCTACTGCTTCTGAATGTGTATCTACCAGCTCTGACTACGAGAGAATCAGCACTGATAATGACAGGGTGAGCACAGGTACAGGATCTGGCACTGACACTCCTGTGAATGAAATTAATCTTGGAATTTCCAATGATTTATTATGCAATGATGAACCCACTCCCAACCAAATCAACACCATTGCTCAATCCATTTTAACTTCCCTTAATAGTATTTCAACTCCCACTAAATATTCCCACACCACTCTCCAATCTGACAGCATTGATACTTCCAATGACAGCACCGTTGACAGTGTCAGCACCATCCCTGACACTAATTTGGACAACAGCGCCGACACTGTGGAGCTAAGCAGTGACGACGAAGACGACCTTGCGATGTTCAAGGAGATGATTTTGCCCGAGGGTGAGCggaagatgaagatgatTTTGTGGGACGAGGTCACCAAGGACATTATGCCCAAGGTGTACAGAAGACAGATGGAGCGGAAGAGGAAGGAGCAACTTGGCCAGAACGTAAAAAAGAGAAAGTACGTCAGGAGAGTTTACTCAGAGTATCCTGAGGCTCAAGACGCCGTTGAATCTGCTCGGATGGCTCTTGAGCGCCACGCCAAGGGATTCATGAACCATGTAAACAAGGATGTTTTCAAATCACTTCTTTCACAGTctacttaa